One stretch of Mycolicibacterium fallax DNA includes these proteins:
- a CDS encoding class I SAM-dependent DNA methyltransferase, which produces MPPRKKADAAAVPSTMKELKDTLWKAADKLRGSLSASQYKDVILGLVFLKYVSDAYAERREAIRAELAADGMDAEQIEDLIDDPEEYQGYGVFVVPERARWSFLADHAKGLGGKTVGQLIDEAMAVVMKANPQLDGTLPRIYNRDNIDQRRLGELIDLFNSARFSRQGEHRARDLMGEVYEYFLGNFARAEGKRGGEFFTPPSVVKTLVEVLEPTKGRVYDPCCGSGGMFVQTEKFIYEHDGDPKDVVVYGQESIEETWRLAKMNLAIHGIDNSGLGARWGDTFARDQHPGVNMDYVLANPPFNIKDWRRNTEDPRWRYGVPPANNANYAWIQHILSKLAPGGKAGVVMANGSMSSNTGGEGDIRAQIVEADLVSCMLALPTQLFRSTGIPVCVWFFAKDKGIGEQGSVDRSGQVLFIDAREMGYMVDRAERALSDEDIVKIGDTYHAWRGSASAAAKGVVYEDVPGFCKSVPLPEIAAAGYALTPGRYVGAPEVEDDGEPIDEKIARLKKELLSAFEESARAEAVVREQLERVDG; this is translated from the coding sequence ATGCCACCGCGTAAAAAGGCCGACGCCGCTGCCGTGCCGTCAACGATGAAGGAACTCAAGGACACGCTGTGGAAGGCCGCGGACAAGCTGCGCGGGTCGCTGTCGGCCAGCCAGTACAAGGACGTGATCCTGGGGCTGGTTTTCCTCAAGTACGTCTCCGACGCCTATGCCGAACGCCGCGAGGCGATTCGCGCGGAACTCGCCGCCGACGGCATGGACGCCGAGCAGATCGAGGATCTCATCGACGACCCGGAGGAGTACCAGGGCTACGGGGTGTTCGTCGTCCCCGAACGCGCCCGGTGGAGCTTCCTCGCCGATCATGCCAAGGGCCTCGGTGGCAAGACGGTCGGGCAGCTGATCGACGAGGCGATGGCCGTGGTGATGAAGGCGAACCCGCAGCTGGACGGCACGTTGCCGCGAATCTACAACCGGGACAACATCGATCAGCGTCGCCTCGGTGAGCTGATCGACCTGTTCAACAGCGCCCGGTTCTCCCGCCAGGGAGAACACCGGGCCCGCGACTTGATGGGCGAGGTGTACGAGTACTTCCTGGGCAACTTCGCCCGCGCCGAAGGCAAGCGGGGCGGGGAGTTCTTCACTCCGCCGAGCGTGGTCAAGACCCTTGTCGAGGTCCTCGAGCCCACTAAGGGACGGGTATATGACCCGTGCTGTGGCTCGGGCGGCATGTTCGTACAGACCGAGAAGTTCATCTACGAACATGACGGTGACCCGAAAGACGTTGTCGTCTATGGCCAGGAGTCGATCGAGGAGACCTGGCGGCTAGCGAAAATGAATCTGGCCATCCACGGCATCGACAACTCGGGGCTCGGTGCCCGCTGGGGCGACACCTTCGCCCGCGATCAGCATCCGGGCGTGAACATGGACTACGTGCTGGCCAATCCGCCGTTCAACATCAAGGACTGGCGCCGCAACACCGAGGATCCGCGCTGGCGCTACGGCGTGCCCCCGGCCAACAACGCCAACTACGCCTGGATCCAGCACATCCTTTCCAAACTGGCGCCCGGCGGTAAGGCCGGTGTGGTGATGGCCAACGGATCGATGTCGTCGAACACCGGCGGTGAGGGCGACATACGCGCGCAGATCGTGGAGGCCGATCTGGTGTCCTGCATGCTGGCGCTGCCCACCCAGCTGTTCCGCTCGACCGGGATCCCGGTGTGCGTGTGGTTCTTCGCCAAGGACAAGGGGATCGGGGAGCAGGGTTCGGTCGACCGGTCGGGGCAGGTGCTGTTCATCGATGCCCGGGAGATGGGCTACATGGTCGACCGGGCCGAACGGGCACTCTCGGATGAGGACATCGTCAAGATCGGTGACACCTACCACGCCTGGCGGGGCTCGGCCTCGGCCGCCGCCAAGGGTGTTGTGTACGAGGACGTTCCGGGATTCTGCAAGTCGGTGCCGTTGCCCGAGATCGCCGCCGCTGGGTATGCGCTCACTCCCGGCCGTTACGTCGGGGCGCCGGAGGTCGAGGACGACGGTGAGCCGATCGACGAGAAGATCGCCCGATTGAAGAAGGAACTGCTGTCGGCGTTCGAGGAGTCAGCCCGGGCGGAAGCCGTGGTGCGCGAGCAGTTGGAGCGAGTCGATGGGTGA
- a CDS encoding restriction endonuclease subunit S — translation MGDYTLGELSDNGPLEMSDGYRTKRSELGQPGFRILRVADVGDWCVSTSGDDFVRKEFRRQIGSKLSAPGDVLLSTKGTIGRVALFPELAEQVVYSPQLCFFRVLDPEVIDARYLAYWLKSPEFLRQASYRSNSSDMAPYISLRDLRSVSVNLPDVYTQRAIAGALGALDGKIAANERVSRDADELAGSLWTRSVVDGRSLPLSELAQFVNGRPFTKSASGTGRVVVRIAELNSGIGPSTVRNDIEVADEYVVRPGDLLFAWSGSLTVARWFRPEGIVNQHIFKVIPKSGFPIWLLNQAIRSKLAEFKAIASDKATTMGHIQRRHLDEPVKIPTTGSIETLDPAMGALWSAALAAEIENLKLARTRDELLPLLMSGRLRVKDAEAIASDVL, via the coding sequence ATGGGTGATTACACGCTCGGTGAGCTCAGTGACAATGGTCCATTGGAAATGAGCGACGGTTATCGGACGAAGCGTTCCGAACTCGGTCAGCCGGGGTTTCGGATTCTCCGGGTGGCCGACGTCGGAGACTGGTGTGTCTCCACCTCAGGTGACGATTTTGTCCGCAAGGAGTTTCGACGACAGATCGGTTCGAAGCTGAGTGCGCCCGGTGATGTGCTCCTCAGTACCAAGGGCACTATTGGGCGGGTCGCACTATTTCCGGAGTTGGCAGAGCAGGTTGTCTATAGTCCACAGTTGTGTTTTTTTCGAGTTCTAGATCCTGAGGTAATTGACGCGCGGTATCTCGCCTATTGGTTGAAATCTCCGGAATTTTTACGTCAGGCTTCCTATCGGTCAAATAGCAGCGATATGGCACCATACATCAGTCTTAGGGATCTGCGCAGCGTGTCCGTGAACCTTCCCGATGTATACACTCAGCGCGCTATTGCGGGCGCGTTAGGTGCCCTCGACGGCAAGATCGCCGCCAATGAGCGCGTTTCTCGCGATGCGGATGAACTTGCTGGATCGCTGTGGACTCGGTCGGTAGTGGACGGGCGATCGCTACCTTTGTCGGAGTTGGCGCAGTTTGTGAACGGGAGACCTTTTACTAAATCTGCTAGCGGCACTGGCAGGGTCGTAGTCCGTATTGCTGAACTAAATTCGGGAATTGGTCCCTCCACTGTGCGCAACGATATCGAGGTTGCCGACGAGTACGTCGTCCGCCCCGGTGATCTGCTGTTTGCGTGGTCGGGATCGTTGACAGTTGCCCGCTGGTTTCGGCCGGAGGGGATTGTAAATCAGCACATCTTCAAGGTGATTCCAAAGTCAGGATTCCCGATCTGGCTGTTGAACCAGGCTATCCGGTCCAAATTGGCTGAATTCAAGGCCATCGCCAGCGATAAAGCGACAACGATGGGTCACATTCAGCGTCGTCATCTAGATGAGCCCGTAAAAATTCCAACGACCGGCTCAATTGAAACGCTGGATCCTGCGATGGGTGCGTTGTGGTCAGCCGCGCTCGCGGCTGAAATAGAGAACCTGAAGCTCGCTCGCACCCGGGACGAACTCCTCCCGCTCCTGATGTCCGGCAGGCTCCGGGTCAAGGACGCCGAAGCGATCGCATCGGATGTGCTGTGA
- a CDS encoding PIN-like domain-containing protein — translation MAPVASRLRFYVDESAAGLGLALAAARKDTVPVGHSLIPECPRGALDTEWIPEVARRGLVVIARDKKLRTKPVEIRTLWEHGLRVFNIGGKRDMSTWDWLVRVVRHWPQMEQIVADRPAGPWIYMLNEKAIVEFTPQDIN, via the coding sequence ATGGCCCCGGTTGCCAGCCGCCTCCGCTTCTACGTCGATGAGAGCGCTGCCGGCCTCGGGTTGGCGCTGGCCGCCGCCCGCAAGGACACCGTCCCGGTGGGGCACTCGCTGATCCCCGAATGCCCGCGCGGCGCGCTCGACACCGAGTGGATCCCGGAGGTCGCCAGACGTGGCCTCGTCGTCATCGCCCGGGACAAAAAGCTGCGCACCAAGCCGGTTGAGATCCGGACCCTCTGGGAGCACGGACTGCGGGTGTTCAACATCGGCGGCAAAAGAGACATGTCGACATGGGACTGGTTGGTCCGGGTGGTGCGGCACTGGCCGCAGATGGAACAGATCGTCGCTGACCGCCCGGCGGGTCCGTGGATCTACATGCTCAATGAAAAGGCGATCGTCGAATTCACGCCGCAGGACATCAACTAA
- a CDS encoding type I restriction endonuclease subunit R, which yields MTLFSEADWEQLALETLGRQEWQHLSVAAIAPGTEGGRTGWDDLVLPDRMLARMRALNPQIPPEYLEQARASIIAATSADAMAENHRIHDYLVHGYRGITYIDDNGIEQTPTIRLVGTRPEDNELLAVDQVSIRAGDRQRRFDIVAYLNGMPVALFELKQAGARGADLAAAHAQLQTYLREFPLAFRFAVFNVISDGITAAYGTPFTGYEHYAPWNVDDDGMPVQPGAPLDDEHSGTALEYLIEGLFNPERFLQLLRNFTAFDSDGDGLRKRIAKPHQYFAVTKAVGTTVDAFESDGKAGVVWHTQGSGKSMEMELFTHLLGEAPKLKNPTIVVVTDRTDLDDQLFETFSRSELLREHPKKVTSRSELRRELTERVTGGIYFTTLQKFGLTQVEKDAGAEHPLLSERRNIVVIVDEAHRSHYDTLDGYARHIRDALPNAVFIAFTGTPIAEADRNTRAVFGDYIDIYDLTRAVDDGATVPVYFEPRLIRVGLAQDVTEADLDRAADEATAGLDDTERAQIEKSVAVINAVYGAPQRLAALAADLVAHWESRSQQMSRFIEVPGKALVVGATRQICADLYEEIIALRPQWHNDAIDKGVIKVVYSGAAKDQGRIAKHVRREAQNKTIQQRLRDPDDELQIVIVKDMLLTGFDAPPLHTLYLDRPLRGALLMQTLARVNRTFRGKQDGLLVAYAPLVEKLNAALAEYTTSDQRTKPLGRRLDEAVALTETLIGQIDALTAGYPWRTVATGAPGSWRKAALGLTNYLSSPEATKAAAEGQPSRQERFRALTNQLARAWALCSGNETLAPLAQTVRFYEEVRVYLAKFAAQERQSSGRPIPEDIRRMLSTLVDESTASGQIVDIYAAAGLPKPALADLDAEFAAKARNTDNPHLAIEALRATITEEAARNTGGNLVRQRAFSERITDLMRRYTNQQITSAEVIAELVEMAKEIAAEGDRGTRFDPPLSRDELAFYDAVAANESAIEQQGEEVLAQIARELVAVMQRDTKRDWTVRDDVRAKLRSVIKRLLVKHKYPPDKQPEAIKQVIEQMEELAPRYADRAEIIGEEQQL from the coding sequence GTGACCTTGTTCAGTGAAGCCGACTGGGAGCAGCTCGCGCTGGAAACCCTCGGCAGGCAGGAATGGCAGCACCTGAGTGTCGCGGCGATCGCGCCCGGCACCGAAGGCGGCCGCACCGGCTGGGATGACCTGGTGCTGCCGGATCGGATGCTGGCGCGGATGCGGGCGCTGAACCCGCAGATCCCACCGGAGTACCTGGAACAGGCCCGGGCGAGCATCATCGCGGCGACCTCCGCCGATGCGATGGCCGAAAACCACCGCATCCACGACTATCTCGTGCACGGCTACCGCGGCATCACCTACATCGACGACAACGGGATCGAGCAGACCCCGACTATCCGGCTGGTCGGCACCCGGCCCGAGGACAACGAACTGCTGGCCGTCGACCAGGTCAGCATCCGGGCCGGGGATCGGCAGCGCCGCTTCGACATCGTCGCCTACCTCAACGGCATGCCGGTCGCGCTCTTCGAACTCAAACAGGCCGGCGCGCGGGGGGCGGACCTGGCCGCCGCGCACGCACAGCTGCAGACCTACCTGCGGGAGTTCCCGCTGGCGTTCCGGTTCGCGGTGTTCAACGTCATCAGTGACGGCATCACCGCCGCCTACGGCACCCCGTTCACCGGCTACGAGCACTATGCGCCGTGGAACGTCGACGACGACGGCATGCCGGTGCAACCGGGCGCGCCCCTTGACGACGAACACAGCGGCACCGCTCTGGAATACCTCATCGAGGGACTGTTCAACCCGGAACGATTTCTGCAACTGCTCCGCAATTTCACCGCGTTCGACTCCGACGGTGACGGCCTGCGCAAGCGAATTGCCAAGCCGCATCAGTACTTCGCCGTCACAAAGGCCGTCGGCACGACGGTCGACGCCTTCGAAAGCGACGGGAAGGCCGGTGTTGTCTGGCACACCCAGGGCTCGGGCAAATCCATGGAGATGGAACTGTTCACCCACCTGCTCGGCGAGGCGCCCAAGCTGAAAAATCCCACCATCGTCGTTGTTACCGACCGCACCGATCTCGATGACCAGCTGTTTGAGACCTTCAGCCGCTCAGAACTGCTGCGCGAACATCCGAAGAAGGTGACGTCGCGGTCCGAACTGCGCCGCGAACTCACCGAGCGCGTCACCGGAGGCATCTACTTCACCACGCTGCAGAAGTTCGGCCTGACCCAGGTGGAGAAGGACGCCGGCGCCGAGCACCCCCTGCTCTCGGAGCGGCGCAACATCGTCGTCATCGTGGACGAAGCGCACCGCAGTCATTACGACACCCTGGACGGATACGCCCGGCATATCCGCGATGCACTGCCCAATGCGGTGTTCATCGCGTTCACCGGCACCCCCATCGCCGAGGCAGACCGCAACACCCGCGCGGTATTCGGCGACTACATCGACATCTATGACCTGACCCGAGCCGTGGACGACGGCGCGACGGTCCCGGTCTACTTCGAGCCCCGGCTGATCCGGGTGGGCCTGGCGCAAGATGTGACCGAGGCCGACCTCGACCGCGCCGCCGACGAGGCCACCGCCGGTCTCGACGACACCGAGCGCGCCCAGATCGAGAAGTCGGTGGCGGTGATCAATGCCGTCTACGGTGCCCCGCAGCGACTCGCCGCGCTGGCCGCCGACCTGGTGGCGCACTGGGAGAGTCGCTCCCAGCAGATGTCGCGCTTCATTGAAGTCCCCGGTAAGGCGCTCGTCGTCGGTGCCACCCGGCAGATTTGCGCCGACCTATACGAGGAGATCATCGCGCTGCGCCCGCAGTGGCACAACGATGCCATCGACAAGGGCGTCATCAAGGTCGTGTACTCCGGAGCGGCCAAAGACCAGGGGCGCATCGCCAAACACGTGCGCCGCGAGGCCCAGAACAAAACCATCCAACAGCGACTTCGCGACCCCGACGACGAGTTGCAGATCGTCATCGTCAAGGACATGCTGCTGACCGGCTTCGACGCCCCGCCGCTGCACACGCTCTATTTGGACCGGCCACTGCGAGGCGCGCTGCTCATGCAGACCCTGGCGCGGGTCAACCGGACCTTCCGCGGCAAGCAGGACGGCCTGCTGGTGGCCTACGCCCCGCTGGTGGAGAAGCTCAACGCCGCGCTGGCCGAATACACCACCAGCGACCAGCGCACCAAGCCGTTGGGTCGGCGCCTCGATGAGGCGGTGGCGCTGACCGAGACGCTGATCGGCCAGATCGATGCACTGACCGCCGGTTACCCGTGGCGGACGGTGGCCACCGGGGCGCCGGGCAGTTGGCGTAAGGCCGCTCTCGGGCTGACCAACTACCTGAGCTCGCCGGAGGCGACCAAGGCGGCCGCCGAGGGCCAGCCGAGCCGGCAAGAGCGGTTCCGAGCCCTGACGAACCAACTGGCCCGTGCTTGGGCGCTGTGCTCCGGGAACGAGACCCTGGCACCGCTGGCTCAGACAGTGCGGTTTTACGAGGAGGTTCGGGTCTACCTGGCCAAGTTCGCCGCCCAGGAACGGCAGTCGTCCGGCCGGCCGATCCCGGAGGACATTCGCAGGATGCTGTCCACCCTGGTGGACGAGTCGACGGCATCGGGGCAGATCGTCGACATCTACGCCGCGGCCGGGCTGCCGAAGCCGGCGCTGGCCGATCTGGACGCCGAGTTCGCCGCCAAGGCGCGCAACACCGACAACCCGCACCTGGCGATTGAAGCGCTGCGGGCGACGATCACCGAGGAGGCCGCGCGGAACACCGGCGGGAACCTGGTGCGTCAACGGGCGTTCTCCGAGCGCATCACCGACCTGATGCGTCGCTACACCAATCAGCAGATCACCTCGGCCGAGGTCATCGCCGAACTCGTCGAGATGGCGAAAGAGATTGCCGCAGAGGGGGATCGTGGTACCCGCTTTGATCCACCGCTGTCCCGCGACGAACTCGCCTTCTATGACGCGGTGGCGGCCAACGAGTCCGCGATCGAGCAGCAGGGTGAGGAGGTTCTCGCCCAGATCGCCCGGGAACTCGTCGCCGTGATGCAACGGGACACCAAGCGGGACTGGACGGTTCGTGACGACGTCCGGGCCAAGTTGCGTTCGGTGATCAAACGACTACTGGTCAAGCACAAGTACCCGCCGGACAAACAGCCGGAGGCGATCAAACAGGTCATCGAGCAGATGGAAGAGCTCGCGCCGCGATATGCGGATCGGGCGGAGATTATCGGGGAGGAACAACAGCTATGA
- the thyX gene encoding FAD-dependent thymidylate synthase, producing MAETAPLRVQLIAKTEFTAPDGVPWSSTADGGQELTEFAGRACYQAWDKVNPRTADNADYLRHLIDVGHLAALEHAHATVYITGLSRSCAHEVIRHRHLSFSELSQRYVPEPDARVVSPPGIAEDPELEALFLAAADASREAYTELLARLETTLAGDPQATLRRKQARQAARAVLPYATETRIVATGNYRAWRHFIAMRASEHADLEMRRLAIACLRALAASAPAVFGDFQISALADGTEVATSPLATEA from the coding sequence GTGGCCGAGACCGCGCCGCTGCGTGTGCAGCTGATCGCCAAGACCGAGTTCACCGCCCCCGACGGTGTCCCGTGGAGCAGCACCGCCGACGGCGGGCAGGAGCTGACCGAGTTCGCCGGCCGGGCCTGCTATCAGGCCTGGGACAAGGTCAATCCGCGTACCGCCGACAACGCCGACTACCTGCGCCACCTCATCGACGTCGGCCACCTGGCCGCCCTGGAACACGCGCACGCCACGGTCTACATCACCGGGCTGTCCCGGTCCTGCGCCCACGAGGTGATCCGGCACCGGCACCTGTCGTTCTCCGAGTTGTCCCAGCGCTACGTCCCCGAGCCGGACGCCCGCGTCGTCAGCCCGCCGGGCATCGCCGAGGACCCCGAGCTGGAGGCGCTGTTCCTGGCCGCCGCGGACGCCAGCCGCGAGGCCTACACCGAGCTGCTGGCCCGGCTGGAGACCACGCTGGCCGGCGACCCGCAGGCCACCCTGCGCCGCAAGCAGGCCCGGCAGGCCGCCCGCGCGGTGCTGCCGTACGCCACCGAGACCCGGATCGTGGCGACCGGAAACTACCGCGCCTGGCGGCACTTCATCGCGATGCGGGCCAGCGAGCACGCCGACCTGGAGATGCGCCGGCTGGCCATCGCCTGCCTGCGGGCGCTGGCCGCGTCGGCCCCGGCGGTGTTCGGCGACTTCCAGATCTCGGCGCTGGCCGACGGCACCGAGGTCGCCACCAGTCCGCTGGCGACCGAAGCCTGA
- the dapA gene encoding 4-hydroxy-tetrahydrodipicolinate synthase, producing the protein MVTPFSPDGSLDLEGAKKVARHLVDSGCDGLVVSGTTGESPTTSDAEKLDLLTAVLDAVGDRARIIAGVGSYDTAHSEALAKSSAAAGAHGLLVVTPYYSRPPQSGLVAHFRAVADATDRPNLLYDIPPRSCIPIAWETIRELAFHPNIVGIKDAKGDLHGGAMIMAETGLAYYSGDDALNLPWLAMGATGFVSVWGHVAAPQLREMLTAFHAGDLATARKLHVSLGPLADAQHRLGGVTMSKAALRLVGVEAGEPRLPQMPATDDEISALAKDLQSAGVL; encoded by the coding sequence ATGGTGACGCCGTTTTCCCCGGACGGCTCTCTTGATCTCGAGGGCGCCAAGAAGGTGGCCCGCCACCTGGTCGATTCCGGCTGCGACGGGCTGGTGGTTTCCGGAACCACCGGCGAATCGCCGACGACCAGCGACGCCGAGAAGCTGGACCTGCTGACCGCGGTGCTCGACGCCGTCGGCGACCGGGCCCGGATCATCGCCGGGGTCGGCAGCTACGACACCGCGCACTCGGAGGCACTGGCCAAGTCCAGCGCTGCGGCCGGGGCGCACGGGCTGCTCGTGGTCACGCCGTACTACTCCCGGCCGCCGCAGTCGGGGCTGGTGGCGCACTTCCGTGCCGTCGCCGACGCCACCGACCGACCGAACCTGCTCTACGACATCCCGCCGCGGTCGTGCATCCCGATCGCCTGGGAAACCATCCGGGAACTGGCGTTTCACCCGAACATCGTCGGGATCAAGGACGCCAAGGGTGATCTGCACGGCGGCGCGATGATCATGGCCGAGACCGGGCTGGCCTACTACTCCGGCGACGACGCGCTGAACCTGCCCTGGCTGGCGATGGGCGCGACCGGGTTCGTCAGCGTGTGGGGCCACGTCGCGGCGCCGCAACTGCGCGAGATGCTGACCGCCTTCCACGCCGGCGACCTGGCCACCGCCCGCAAGCTGCACGTTTCGCTCGGGCCGCTGGCCGACGCGCAGCACCGGCTCGGCGGCGTGACCATGTCCAAGGCGGCGCTGCGCCTGGTGGGCGTCGAGGCCGGCGAGCCGCGACTGCCGCAGATGCCGGCCACCGACGACGAGATCAGCGCGCTGGCCAAGGACCTGCAGTCCGCCGGCGTGCTCTAG
- a CDS encoding ribonuclease J, whose product MNTDLAPPGPLADGGLRVTALGGIGEIGRNMTVFEHLGRLLIVDCGVLFPTHDEPGVDLILPDLRHIEDRLDDVEALVLTHAHEDHIGAIPFLLKLRPDIPVVGSKFTLALVAAKCREHRIKPVFVRVAEGQRSSHGVFECEYFAVNHSIPDALAIAIHTGAGTVLHTGDIKLDQLPLDGRPTDLPGMSRLGDAGVDLFLCDSTNSEIPGVGPSESEIGPNLHRLIRGAEGRVIVACFASNVDRVQQIIDASVALGRKVAFVGRSMVRNMAIARELGFLTVADADVMDIGAAEMMPGAKVVLITTGTQGEPMAALSRMSRGEHRSITLTAGDLIILSSSLIPGNEEAVYGVIDALAKVGARVVTNNQVRVHVSGHAYSGELLFLYNGVRPRNVMPVHGTWRHLRANAKLAASTGVPEENIVIAENGVSVDLVGGLARRAGAVPVGKMFVDGLITGDVGDATLGERLILSSGFIAVTVVVHRGTGKPAGPAHLHARGFSEDPKALEPAARKVEAELAKLVDDNVTDPVRIAQVVRRTVGKWVGEVYRRQPMIVPTVIEI is encoded by the coding sequence ATGAATACCGACCTTGCCCCGCCGGGGCCGCTTGCCGACGGCGGGTTGCGGGTCACCGCGCTCGGCGGGATCGGCGAAATCGGCCGTAACATGACGGTTTTCGAACATCTGGGCCGGCTGCTGATCGTCGACTGCGGGGTGCTGTTTCCGACCCACGACGAGCCGGGCGTGGACCTGATCCTGCCGGATCTGCGGCACATCGAGGACCGGCTCGACGACGTCGAGGCGCTGGTACTCACGCACGCGCACGAGGACCACATCGGCGCCATCCCGTTCCTGCTGAAGCTGCGCCCCGACATCCCGGTGGTCGGCTCGAAGTTCACCCTGGCGCTGGTCGCCGCCAAGTGCCGCGAGCACCGGATCAAGCCGGTCTTCGTGCGGGTCGCCGAGGGGCAGCGCAGCAGCCACGGGGTGTTCGAGTGCGAATACTTCGCGGTCAACCACTCCATCCCGGACGCGCTGGCCATCGCCATCCACACCGGCGCGGGCACCGTGCTGCACACCGGGGACATCAAGCTCGACCAGCTGCCGCTGGACGGCCGGCCCACCGACCTGCCCGGCATGTCGCGGCTCGGCGACGCCGGGGTGGACCTGTTCCTGTGCGATTCGACGAACTCGGAGATCCCCGGCGTCGGGCCCTCGGAGAGCGAGATCGGGCCGAACCTGCACCGGCTGATCCGCGGCGCCGAGGGCCGGGTCATCGTGGCCTGCTTCGCCTCCAACGTCGATCGCGTGCAACAGATCATCGACGCCTCGGTCGCACTCGGCCGCAAGGTGGCCTTCGTCGGGCGATCCATGGTCCGCAACATGGCGATCGCCCGGGAACTGGGGTTCCTGACCGTCGCCGACGCCGACGTCATGGACATCGGTGCCGCCGAGATGATGCCGGGGGCCAAGGTGGTGCTGATCACCACCGGCACCCAGGGCGAACCGATGGCCGCGCTGAGCCGGATGTCGCGCGGCGAGCACCGCAGCATCACCCTGACCGCCGGCGACCTGATCATCTTGTCCAGCTCGCTGATCCCCGGCAACGAGGAGGCGGTCTACGGGGTGATCGACGCGCTGGCCAAGGTCGGCGCCCGGGTGGTCACCAACAATCAGGTCCGGGTGCATGTGTCCGGGCACGCCTACTCCGGGGAACTGCTGTTCCTCTACAACGGGGTGCGGCCGCGCAACGTCATGCCGGTGCACGGCACCTGGCGGCACCTGCGCGCCAACGCCAAGCTCGCCGCCAGCACCGGGGTGCCCGAGGAGAACATCGTGATCGCCGAGAACGGCGTCAGCGTGGACCTGGTCGGCGGGCTGGCCCGCCGGGCCGGCGCGGTCCCGGTCGGCAAGATGTTCGTCGACGGCCTGATCACCGGTGACGTCGGCGACGCGACGCTCGGCGAGCGGCTGATCTTGAGCTCCGGGTTCATCGCGGTCACCGTGGTGGTGCACCGGGGCACCGGAAAGCCGGCCGGACCCGCGCACCTGCACGCCCGCGGTTTCTCCGAGGACCCCAAGGCGCTGGAACCGGCGGCCCGCAAGGTCGAGGCGGAACTGGCAAAGCTGGTCGACGACAACGTGACCGACCCGGTGCGCATCGCGCAGGTGGTCCGCCGGACCGTCGGCAAATGGGTCGGTGAGGTCTACCGGCGTCAGCCGATGATCGTGCCGACCGTCATCGAAATCTGA
- a CDS encoding SAM-dependent methyltransferase — MSSNAAAQTAFGPMVLAAIEHQYPAGRRLVDDDLAAAFLPPRLRALVAAARIGWVREALVRAADRAGPGLWASLACRKRLIDDRVSDPLNAFDAVVVLGAGFDTRAYRIARHSALPVFEVDQQLNIDRKAEVVHRVLGAQPDSVHLVVADLERDDIWTTLTDNTFQAGHRTLFIAEGLTQYLSPAAVSAMFTRLAAAAEGSQLIFSYVRQDFIDGENRYGAESLYRRFRDRTQVWQTGFVPEQLGEVLHEHGWRLSEQAGPAYYRDTYIRPTGRDLTGSQIEWTAVAQRV; from the coding sequence GTGTCCAGCAACGCCGCCGCCCAGACCGCCTTCGGGCCGATGGTGCTGGCGGCGATCGAGCACCAGTACCCGGCCGGCCGCCGGCTGGTCGACGACGACCTGGCGGCGGCGTTTCTGCCGCCCCGGCTGCGCGCGCTGGTGGCCGCGGCCCGGATCGGTTGGGTGCGCGAGGCGCTGGTGCGGGCCGCCGACCGCGCCGGACCCGGGCTGTGGGCGAGCCTGGCCTGCCGCAAGCGGCTGATCGACGACCGGGTGTCGGATCCGCTGAACGCCTTCGACGCCGTGGTGGTGCTCGGCGCCGGTTTCGACACCCGCGCCTACCGGATCGCCCGGCATTCGGCGCTGCCGGTGTTCGAGGTCGACCAGCAACTCAACATCGACCGCAAGGCCGAGGTGGTGCACCGGGTGCTCGGCGCGCAACCCGATTCGGTTCACCTGGTGGTCGCCGACCTGGAGCGCGACGACATCTGGACAACCCTGACCGACAACACGTTCCAGGCCGGCCACCGCACCCTGTTCATCGCCGAGGGGCTGACCCAGTACCTTTCCCCCGCGGCGGTGAGCGCGATGTTCACCCGGCTGGCGGCGGCCGCCGAGGGCAGCCAGCTGATCTTCAGCTACGTGCGCCAGGACTTCATCGACGGCGAGAACCGCTACGGCGCCGAGTCGCTGTACCGACGGTTCCGGGACCGCACCCAGGTGTGGCAGACCGGGTTCGTCCCCGAGCAGCTCGGCGAGGTCCTGCACGAACACGGCTGGCGGCTCTCCGAGCAGGCCGGCCCGGCGTACTACCGCGACACCTACATCCGCCCGACCGGACGCGACCTGACCGGGTCGCAGATCGAGTGGACCGCCGTCGCGCAGCGGGTGTGA